The following are encoded together in the Clostridium sp. 'White wine YQ' genome:
- a CDS encoding DUF5050 domain-containing protein: MKKILIAVLISSLSFSLISCSKSSSNDTKTPSSSSISINSPSTNEATPVTITDTIDTPNNFYAMDSENIFPDWRNNNKLTSFDKNLTNGIKTNTIFDSISSPNSIAVSGTIVYFGNASDSSALYSFDTTSKTPTKISDDVPQNIILSQNNLFYINRNNNNYITKYDLDKKTSTALTQDSSGNFIISGQWVIYQNSSDNFSIYAVKTDGTNRVKLSKSSVESFIIYKSNIIFVNSSDNDKLYYLDLSTLEEKKIFDVKAEKLKSSNNSIFFLNKDSSNSIYSLVDSGNNSFTDKQITTDSVIDYYILGTSILYQKSIAPEENVLIVQNVVS, from the coding sequence TTGAAGAAAATATTAATAGCTGTTTTAATATCATCCTTAAGTTTTTCTCTAATATCTTGTAGTAAAAGCAGTAGCAATGATACTAAAACCCCTAGTAGTTCATCTATATCTATTAATTCTCCAAGTACAAATGAAGCAACGCCAGTTACAATAACAGATACTATCGACACACCAAACAATTTTTATGCTATGGATTCAGAAAATATTTTTCCTGATTGGAGAAATAATAATAAATTAACATCATTTGATAAAAACCTTACAAATGGGATTAAGACAAATACTATATTTGATTCTATATCTTCCCCTAATTCAATTGCAGTTTCCGGAACCATTGTATATTTTGGAAATGCTAGTGATTCATCAGCACTTTACTCTTTTGATACTACTAGCAAAACTCCAACCAAAATATCTGATGACGTTCCTCAGAACATAATATTATCTCAAAATAACTTATTTTACATAAATAGAAATAATAATAACTATATAACAAAATATGATTTAGATAAAAAGACAAGTACTGCATTAACTCAAGATTCTAGTGGTAATTTTATTATTTCTGGACAATGGGTAATATATCAAAATTCCTCTGACAATTTCTCAATATATGCAGTAAAAACAGATGGTACTAATAGAGTGAAATTATCTAAATCTTCTGTTGAAAGCTTTATTATATATAAAAGCAATATAATTTTTGTTAATTCTTCTGACAATGATAAATTGTATTATTTAGATTTATCTACTCTAGAAGAAAAGAAGATATTTGATGTCAAAGCTGAAAAACTAAAATCTTCTAATAACAGTATTTTCTTTTTAAACAAAGATTCTTCCAATAGCATTTATTCTCTAGTAGACTCTGGCAATAACTCTTTTACAGACAAACAAATAACAACTGATTCAGTTATTGACTATTATATATTAGGTACTTCTATCTTATATCAAAAAAGTATCGCACCTGAAGAAAATGTGCTAATAGTTCAAAATGTTGTTAGTTAA